A window from gamma proteobacterium SS-5 encodes these proteins:
- a CDS encoding ISAzo13 family transposase produces the protein MVLKFAHVNRTDKSDVKVQQIWINTATELSGSARRIFMAQVVELIGWGGQRFAESVLGWDRKTIRKEQKEIQSGSPYIDGRRRSGRKKAEAHFPQLLDDIDAVVGHTGQTDPTFKSTRVYIPITAKEVRRRLIDDKGYRSREIIGERSLRTKLNELGYRLKRIKKCLPLKRIEETDAIFDEVHRINQEADEQAGVLRISLDTKAAVKVGRFSRNGQSRTPQAALDHDFDPDTTLTPFGILLPQQAKSYLWFTESKVTADFMVDCIEQMWGKIENRERIHTLVINADNGPENSGRRTQWLKRLIEFSDCHGIHIQLAYYPPYHSKYNPVERLWGILENHWRGELLETVKKTLGLARSMTYKGIRPVVRKVTRTYESGVTLSKQAMLDVEQRLERKSGLEPWFISIQPMADLG, from the coding sequence ATTGTTTTAAAATTTGCCCATGTTAACCGCACAGATAAATCAGATGTAAAGGTACAACAAATATGGATAAATACTGCTACTGAGCTTTCTGGCTCAGCGCGGCGGATATTCATGGCACAAGTCGTTGAGCTCATCGGGTGGGGTGGTCAACGGTTTGCGGAATCGGTATTGGGGTGGGATAGAAAAACAATACGAAAAGAACAGAAAGAGATTCAATCTGGCTCGCCTTACATAGACGGCCGTCGTCGTTCAGGCCGCAAGAAAGCCGAAGCGCATTTCCCTCAACTTCTCGACGATATTGATGCGGTCGTTGGCCACACGGGACAGACGGACCCGACGTTTAAAAGCACCCGTGTCTATATTCCGATTACGGCCAAAGAGGTCCGACGCCGGTTGATTGATGATAAAGGCTACCGTTCACGCGAGATCATCGGTGAACGGAGTCTGCGTACCAAGCTCAATGAATTGGGCTACCGCCTCAAACGGATCAAAAAATGTCTCCCTCTTAAACGCATCGAAGAAACCGACGCCATCTTTGATGAAGTGCATCGGATCAACCAGGAAGCCGACGAGCAAGCCGGTGTGCTACGGATCTCTCTGGACACCAAGGCGGCCGTCAAGGTTGGGCGATTCTCCCGCAATGGACAGAGCCGAACCCCTCAAGCCGCCCTTGACCATGACTTCGACCCGGACACGACACTAACGCCCTTCGGCATCCTGTTACCCCAGCAGGCCAAGAGTTACCTCTGGTTCACGGAAAGCAAGGTCACTGCGGACTTCATGGTGGATTGCATCGAGCAGATGTGGGGCAAAATCGAGAACCGGGAGCGCATCCACACCCTGGTGATCAACGCCGACAACGGCCCTGAGAATAGTGGCCGACGCACGCAGTGGTTGAAGCGGCTGATTGAATTCAGTGATTGCCACGGGATCCATATCCAGTTGGCTTACTATCCGCCCTACCACAGCAAATACAATCCGGTGGAACGGCTCTGGGGTATTCTCGAAAATCATTGGCGCGGCGAATTGCTGGAGACCGTGAAAAAGACCCTGGGGCTGGCAAGGAGCATGACCTATAAAGGCATTCGGCCCGTTGTTAGAAAGGTGACGAGAACATACGAGTCTGGGGTGACCTTATCCAAGCAAGCCATGCTTGATGTCGAGCAACGACTGGAGAGAAAATCCGGCTTGGAGCCTTGGTTTATTTCGATTCAGCCAATGGCTGATTTGGGGTAA